From a single Bacteroidota bacterium genomic region:
- the dacB gene encoding D-alanyl-D-alanine carboxypeptidase/D-alanyl-D-alanine-endopeptidase, protein MRRIPISIFIPILLGGLTLVASQLQAATPKTPSRLSDYRFSEDMPDSLRYELVSDLLKKIISRKPYNRTRFGIDIREVGGRPVFQYREDAALKPASTLKVITTAVALEKLGPEFRYHTVITTDGELTDSVLDGNLIIHGTADPQLSGFFDGEIIGIVSEWADQLQAAGIRKITGSVFLDNSYFSDDDGKLLTKTATVALFDKADKSQLVRQVRNKKGKLIQQKIRLRRSARKLVQINLNNYLADRLAGELARRDMISNKTVELASEQPDSVQFNVLIAHQSPSLAEIIKRTNKESDNFYADQLLRTLGYEVLGTGSLEAGIRVTEAFLAIRLGIDHPDLTIADGSGLSHENRITADMLVRTLEYMAIASTNKDVFYNSLSIPTIDGTLERRIRHPLATQIRAKTGSITGVVTLTGYMSTQSGKELVFSILCNGGRASRLKSLEDEICKLLLNI, encoded by the coding sequence ATGAGACGAATACCCATTTCAATTTTTATCCCGATTCTTCTCGGGGGACTTACTCTGGTTGCCAGCCAGTTGCAGGCAGCCACCCCAAAGACTCCTTCACGGCTTTCCGATTACCGGTTCAGTGAGGACATGCCCGACAGCCTGAGGTATGAACTGGTTTCGGATCTGCTAAAGAAAATCATCAGCCGTAAACCCTACAACCGGACCCGGTTCGGCATCGACATCCGCGAAGTCGGCGGCAGACCAGTCTTCCAGTATCGGGAAGATGCTGCACTGAAACCGGCTTCGACACTTAAAGTCATCACCACAGCAGTTGCCCTCGAAAAGCTGGGTCCCGAATTCCGATATCATACCGTCATTACCACCGATGGGGAATTGACCGATAGTGTGCTGGATGGTAATCTCATCATTCACGGCACCGCCGATCCGCAATTGTCTGGATTTTTTGATGGCGAAATCATCGGAATCGTTTCTGAATGGGCCGATCAGCTTCAGGCTGCAGGAATCAGGAAAATTACCGGATCGGTGTTCCTGGATAATTCCTATTTTTCTGATGATGATGGCAAGTTGCTCACTAAAACTGCCACGGTAGCCTTATTTGATAAGGCCGATAAATCCCAGCTGGTCCGTCAGGTCAGGAACAAGAAGGGCAAACTCATTCAGCAAAAAATCAGATTGCGGCGGTCTGCCCGTAAATTGGTTCAAATTAATCTGAACAATTACCTGGCCGACCGGTTGGCTGGTGAACTGGCCCGCCGGGATATGATTTCGAACAAAACCGTTGAACTGGCTTCTGAACAGCCCGATTCGGTTCAGTTTAATGTACTGATCGCACATCAGTCTCCCTCACTGGCAGAAATCATCAAGCGGACGAACAAGGAAAGCGACAATTTCTACGCCGATCAGTTGCTGCGTACACTTGGCTATGAAGTTCTGGGAACCGGAAGTCTGGAAGCTGGGATCCGGGTTACCGAGGCGTTTCTGGCCATCCGGTTGGGAATTGATCATCCCGATCTGACCATTGCCGATGGTTCCGGGCTGAGTCACGAAAACCGCATCACAGCCGATATGTTGGTGCGGACCCTTGAATACATGGCCATTGCCTCGACCAACAAGGATGTTTTCTACAATTCACTTTCCATCCCAACCATTGACGGAACGCTGGAACGCCGGATCAGACATCCGCTTGCCACTCAGATCCGCGCAAAAACCGGGAGCATAACCGGTGTGGTGACGCTGACCGGGTATATGAGTACCCAATCGGGAAAAGAGCTGGTTTTCAGCATTCTCTGCAACGGTGGTCGTGCTTCACGGCTGAAAAGCCTGGAAGACGAGATTTGTAAACTTCTTCTGAATATCTGA
- a CDS encoding class IV adenylate cyclase, translated as MPRNIEIKAILVEPAKTRRLVEQLATAGPTLLHQDDTFFNTPTGRLKLRVFADGSGELIFYQRPDQTGPATSDYLIVPVPDPDGMRLLLERSMGTAGRVRKRRTLYLIGRTRVHLDEVESLGNFLELEVVLSDDESGESGLNEANRLLQELQIASDTLIDTAYVDLLNGKSRSNTR; from the coding sequence ATGCCACGCAACATCGAAATCAAAGCCATATTGGTTGAACCGGCAAAGACCCGACGGCTGGTTGAACAACTGGCCACGGCCGGCCCCACCCTCCTTCATCAGGATGATACCTTTTTCAACACACCCACCGGCCGGCTGAAACTGAGGGTTTTTGCCGATGGATCCGGTGAACTGATTTTCTACCAACGCCCCGATCAGACCGGTCCGGCGACTTCTGATTATCTGATCGTTCCGGTGCCCGATCCCGACGGCATGCGTCTTTTGCTGGAAAGGTCCATGGGAACGGCAGGAAGGGTCAGGAAGCGACGCACCCTCTACCTGATTGGCCGAACCCGCGTTCATCTGGACGAGGTGGAATCCCTCGGGAACTTTCTCGAACTGGAGGTGGTACTGAGCGATGATGAATCCGGTGAATCGGGTTTGAATGAGGCAAACCGGTTGCTGCAGGAATTGCAGATTGCCAGCGACACATTAATTGATACCGCCTATGTTGATTTACTTAACGGGAAATCTCGGAGTAATACCCGGTAA
- the ilvB gene encoding biosynthetic-type acetolactate synthase large subunit translates to MFDTSKPLNGAEIFLESLRREGVDLIFGYPGGAVLGIYEKLYDCDFLTHILVRHEQGATHMAEGYAKATGKAGVVLVTSGPGATNTVTGIADAYMDSIPMVVFTGQVPSKLIGNDAFQEADIVGITRPITKHNFLVRDVNDLAPTIKKAFYIAQSGRPGPVLVDMPKDMLAATTMFNYPESVDIRGYKPTYNGHSQQIKKAAQVLRKAKRPLLYVGGGVISSGAHRELRMLAKEAGLPVTMTLHGLGAFPMTDSQSLGMLGMHGTFWANMATDHCDVLVSLGARFDDRVTGKVETFSAQSYKIHVDIDPSAIDKNVVVDLPIVGDLKMVLAELLTELTESPIKTDYSEWWAQLNEWRNNCPLDYEKQDGRLRAQFVLERISAKTNGEAVVVTDVGQHQMWTTQFYQFNNPRSHITSGGLGTMGFSVPAAIGAAFAIKDRPVVSISGDGGFQMNMQELITAAHHNLPVKFIIINNSFLGMVRQWQDLFYKEKFSFTNLGPSNPDFVKVAEAFNCVGMSTDNPAEVDSLLDRAMAINDKPVLVEFKVVKEEMVFPMVPSGGSVKDMMVRPLDPNHLL, encoded by the coding sequence ATGTTTGATACCAGCAAACCCTTGAATGGGGCCGAAATTTTCCTCGAATCGCTGCGCCGGGAAGGCGTGGATCTGATCTTCGGATATCCGGGCGGCGCAGTCCTCGGGATCTACGAAAAGCTGTACGACTGCGATTTCCTCACACACATACTCGTCAGGCATGAACAGGGTGCCACACACATGGCCGAAGGCTATGCCAAAGCTACCGGAAAAGCCGGTGTGGTGCTCGTTACTTCGGGTCCGGGAGCAACCAATACGGTGACCGGCATTGCCGATGCGTATATGGATTCAATTCCAATGGTCGTGTTTACCGGTCAGGTCCCATCGAAACTGATAGGAAACGATGCCTTTCAGGAAGCCGATATTGTGGGAATCACCCGTCCGATCACCAAGCATAACTTTCTCGTGCGCGATGTGAATGACCTGGCCCCAACCATTAAGAAGGCCTTTTACATCGCTCAATCTGGTCGCCCGGGTCCGGTTCTGGTCGATATGCCCAAGGATATGCTGGCCGCAACCACGATGTTCAATTATCCCGAATCGGTCGATATCCGCGGGTACAAGCCGACGTATAACGGTCACTCCCAGCAAATCAAAAAAGCTGCCCAGGTGCTCCGAAAGGCCAAGCGCCCGTTGCTGTATGTGGGTGGAGGCGTGATTTCATCGGGTGCTCACCGCGAGCTGCGCATGCTTGCCAAGGAAGCCGGCCTTCCTGTCACCATGACTCTTCATGGTCTGGGAGCCTTTCCCATGACCGATTCTCAGTCACTGGGTATGCTGGGCATGCATGGCACGTTTTGGGCCAACATGGCCACCGATCACTGCGATGTTCTGGTTTCGCTCGGTGCCAGGTTTGATGACCGCGTAACCGGTAAAGTGGAAACCTTTTCTGCTCAATCCTACAAGATCCATGTCGATATCGATCCGTCTGCCATTGATAAAAATGTGGTGGTTGACCTGCCCATTGTGGGGGACCTGAAAATGGTTCTTGCCGAACTGCTGACCGAATTAACCGAGAGTCCGATTAAAACAGACTATTCTGAATGGTGGGCTCAGTTAAACGAGTGGCGTAATAACTGTCCGCTGGATTATGAAAAGCAGGATGGACGCCTGAGGGCACAGTTCGTTCTGGAACGCATTTCTGCCAAGACCAACGGTGAAGCTGTGGTGGTAACCGATGTGGGTCAGCATCAGATGTGGACCACTCAGTTTTATCAGTTCAACAATCCGCGCTCACATATAACCAGCGGCGGTTTGGGAACCATGGGTTTTTCTGTTCCGGCTGCCATTGGTGCCGCTTTTGCCATCAAAGACCGTCCGGTGGTTTCTATCTCTGGTGATGGCGGATTCCAGATGAATATGCAGGAGTTGATTACAGCCGCCCATCACAATCTGCCGGTGAAGTTTATCATCATCAATAACAGTTTTCTTGGCATGGTCCGTCAGTGGCAGGATCTGTTTTACAAGGAAAAGTTCAGTTTTACCAACCTGGGTCCATCGAATCCTGATTTCGTCAAAGTGGCCGAGGCCTTTAACTGTGTGGGCATGTCGACCGACAATCCGGCCGAAGTGGATTCGCTTCTCGATCGTGCCATGGCCATCAATGACAAACCGGTTCTGGTCGAATTCAAAGTGGTGAAAGAGGAGATGGTGTTCCCGATGGTGCCATCCGGCGGGTCGGTGAAAGACATGATGGTTCGGCCACTCGATCCCAATCACCTTTTGTAA
- the ilvN gene encoding acetolactate synthase small subunit — protein MKRIISVWVENKFGALNRVATMFSGRGFNIHSISIGVTDDPDVSRMTIVTSGDDKILDQIIKQLNRLIDTIKVVDLSAEKFVARELALISVSYTKSTRSEILDLVEIFQGKVVDITHKILTMEVSGPPEKIEALINLCIQYGIREIARSGLVAIKREEQEVHRVAKEVLMS, from the coding sequence ATGAAACGAATTATATCCGTTTGGGTAGAAAACAAATTTGGTGCGCTCAACCGTGTTGCCACGATGTTCAGCGGCCGTGGGTTTAATATTCACTCCATTTCAATCGGGGTGACCGATGATCCCGATGTCTCGAGAATGACCATTGTCACCTCGGGAGATGACAAAATTCTCGACCAGATCATTAAACAACTGAACCGGCTGATTGATACGATCAAGGTGGTTGATCTCTCGGCTGAAAAATTTGTGGCCAGGGAACTGGCTCTGATCTCGGTTTCCTATACGAAATCGACCCGGTCCGAAATTCTGGATCTGGTTGAAATCTTTCAGGGGAAAGTGGTGGATATCACCCATAAAATCCTCACCATGGAAGTCTCGGGTCCGCCCGAAAAAATCGAAGCGCTGATCAACCTGTGCATCCAGTACGGTATTCGTGAAATTGCGCGGTCGGGTCTGGTCGCCATCAAACGGGAAGAACAGGAAGTTCACCGGGTGGCAAAAGAAGTTTTGATGTCATAA
- the ilvC gene encoding ketol-acid reductoisomerase, protein MKVYYNDDASLAHLEGKKIAVIGFGSQGHAHALNLHDSGLTVAVGLRKSSATWAKAEATGVAVKTVSEAAAWADVIMILLPDQAQKAVYDAEIEPHLTAGKTLAFAHGFNIHYKVITPPSNVNVIMIAPKSPGHLVRRSYLQGNGVPCLIAIYQDATGTAKDLALAWAKGLGGTHAGVLETSFKEETETDLFGEQAVLCGGSAELIKAGFETLVEAGYSPELAYFECMHELKLIVDLYFEGGLSRMNYSVSDTAEYGGMTRGPRLITSDTKKEMKKILEEIQSGQFAREFLTELNGSKANFEKLRKSNREHAIERVGEKLRSMMSFLFKKDKREEIGV, encoded by the coding sequence ATGAAAGTATATTATAACGACGATGCCTCTCTGGCCCATCTGGAAGGCAAGAAAATTGCGGTGATCGGATTCGGGAGCCAGGGACACGCCCATGCACTGAACCTTCACGATTCCGGACTGACGGTGGCCGTTGGTCTGCGTAAATCGAGCGCGACATGGGCCAAAGCCGAGGCTACCGGTGTCGCTGTAAAAACCGTTTCTGAAGCGGCTGCCTGGGCCGATGTTATCATGATTCTGTTGCCCGATCAGGCTCAGAAGGCCGTATATGATGCCGAAATCGAACCGCATCTGACGGCAGGAAAAACTCTGGCTTTTGCCCATGGTTTCAACATCCACTACAAGGTGATCACCCCCCCTTCCAACGTCAATGTCATCATGATTGCTCCGAAAAGTCCGGGACATCTCGTTCGCCGGTCTTATCTGCAGGGCAACGGTGTACCTTGTCTGATCGCCATCTATCAGGATGCAACCGGTACGGCAAAAGATCTGGCACTGGCCTGGGCAAAAGGACTGGGCGGCACTCATGCCGGGGTTCTGGAAACCTCTTTCAAAGAAGAAACTGAAACCGATCTTTTTGGTGAGCAAGCCGTACTCTGCGGCGGATCTGCAGAACTGATCAAAGCTGGTTTTGAAACGCTGGTTGAAGCCGGCTACTCACCTGAACTGGCTTATTTCGAGTGTATGCACGAGCTGAAACTGATTGTGGATCTCTATTTTGAGGGCGGATTAAGCCGGATGAATTATTCGGTTTCTGATACGGCCGAATATGGCGGAATGACCCGTGGTCCGCGGCTGATCACCTCGGATACCAAGAAGGAAATGAAAAAGATCCTCGAAGAAATTCAATCGGGACAATTTGCCCGCGAGTTTCTGACCGAACTGAATGGCAGCAAAGCCAATTTTGAAAAACTTCGCAAATCGAACCGCGAGCATGCCATTGAACGGGTGGGTGAAAAATTGCGGTCCATGATGAGCTTCCTTTTCAAAAAGGACAAGCGCGAAGAAATCGGCGTGTAA
- the leuB gene encoding 3-isopropylmalate dehydrogenase: MSVLNAKVVVLAGDGIGPEVIEASIPVMMAVGKQYGVRFELENHLFGGCSIDKHGVPVTEETLNACLKADAVLLGAVGGPKWESMPHHLKPEAGLLKLRKVLGLYANLRPAKVYTSLAGTSTLRESVIKGVDLVVVRELTGGLYFGEPRGLDENRGWNTMAYTREEIVRIARNAFELAKSRRHILTSVDKANVLEVSQFWRQVVNEVAKDYPMIRVNHMYVDNAAMQLVRNPGQFDVMLTENMFGDILSDIASMIPGSLGMLPSASLGDKHSLYEPVHGSAPDIAGQDKANPIATIASIAMMFDRTFKMHMAADSLNQAIERVLNAGFRTADIAAPGEKTVGTREMAAKIEASFSDVYADQPFGFAVG; this comes from the coding sequence GTGTCAGTATTAAATGCAAAAGTGGTGGTTCTGGCCGGTGATGGAATCGGTCCGGAAGTCATCGAGGCCTCCATTCCGGTCATGATGGCCGTCGGTAAACAGTACGGTGTCCGGTTTGAGCTGGAAAACCATCTCTTTGGAGGTTGTTCCATCGATAAACACGGTGTTCCGGTAACCGAAGAAACCCTCAACGCGTGTCTGAAAGCCGATGCGGTTCTGCTGGGAGCTGTTGGCGGACCGAAATGGGAGTCGATGCCTCACCACCTGAAACCCGAAGCCGGCCTTCTTAAACTCAGAAAGGTCCTCGGACTGTATGCGAATCTCCGTCCTGCCAAGGTTTACACCTCCCTGGCCGGAACCTCAACCCTGCGTGAATCGGTGATTAAGGGTGTTGATCTGGTGGTCGTTCGTGAACTGACCGGCGGGTTGTACTTCGGTGAGCCCCGCGGTCTCGATGAAAATCGTGGCTGGAACACCATGGCCTATACCCGCGAGGAAATTGTCCGGATTGCCAGGAATGCCTTTGAACTGGCCAAAAGCCGGCGGCATATTCTCACCTCGGTCGATAAGGCCAATGTGCTGGAAGTGTCGCAATTCTGGCGTCAGGTGGTGAATGAAGTTGCCAAAGACTATCCGATGATCCGGGTGAACCACATGTATGTCGATAATGCTGCCATGCAACTGGTCCGGAATCCGGGTCAATTTGATGTGATGCTGACCGAAAACATGTTTGGTGATATCCTCAGTGACATTGCCTCCATGATTCCGGGAAGTCTCGGCATGCTTCCATCTGCCAGTCTGGGAGATAAACATTCTCTGTATGAACCGGTTCATGGATCGGCTCCTGACATCGCCGGGCAGGATAAAGCCAATCCGATTGCAACCATTGCCTCGATTGCCATGATGTTTGACCGCACGTTTAAAATGCACATGGCCGCCGACAGTTTAAATCAGGCCATTGAACGGGTTCTGAATGCCGGATTCCGTACCGCAGACATTGCCGCCCCCGGAGAGAAGACCGTGGGTACCAGGGAAATGGCAGCCAAAATTGAAGCCTCGTTTTCCGACGTGTATGCCGATCAACCATTCGGCTTTGCAGTCGGCTGA
- a CDS encoding 2-isopropylmalate synthase yields the protein MPERIIIFDTTLRDGEQSPGASLSVFEKVEIARQLERLGVDVIEAGFPVSSPAQFEAVQRISDQSTAIIAGLCRAVEKDIRTAYEALKNARRKRIHTFTSTSDIHILGKFGDPRYGQTLAEKQQTILKMTVDAVSFAKTLTADVEYSAEDAGRTDIGYLAEVIEAAIAAGATTVNIPDTTGYCMPEEFGKKIAELKRRVKNIDQAVISVHCHNDLGLAVANSLSAVLNGARQVECTINGIGERAGNASMEEIVMALTVRKDLWPFETGIQTQEIYNSSKMVSAYTGLIVQPNKAIVGDNAFAHESGIHQDGVLKNRQTYEIMTPETVGVLKNKIVLGRHSGRHGLVARIRAMGFEMTPTELDDLYEKFLDVADKKKEVYDDDLRVLMGEEVQRHHEEQVYDLDYLQVTLGSTIVPTATVRIKTKNGPVQASSAGDGPVDAAFKALEAATGTSLKIENYQVRSVTSGRDAMGEVILRIRDNGKTFTGKGTSTDIIEASVRAYLNGLNHKFHMEKMWQDQNATVWQDNPVRFV from the coding sequence ATGCCGGAACGGATTATCATTTTCGACACCACCCTGCGTGACGGCGAACAGTCACCGGGTGCATCGCTTTCTGTCTTTGAAAAAGTGGAAATTGCCAGACAACTCGAGCGATTGGGTGTGGATGTGATCGAAGCCGGATTTCCGGTTTCCTCTCCTGCACAGTTCGAAGCCGTTCAGCGGATTTCCGATCAGTCCACAGCGATCATTGCTGGTCTTTGCCGTGCTGTTGAAAAAGACATCCGGACAGCCTATGAGGCGTTAAAGAATGCACGGCGCAAGCGGATCCATACCTTCACCAGTACTTCCGACATCCATATTCTCGGAAAATTTGGTGATCCGCGGTATGGTCAGACCCTGGCCGAAAAGCAGCAAACCATTCTTAAGATGACGGTTGATGCCGTTTCCTTTGCCAAAACCCTCACCGCCGATGTGGAATATTCTGCCGAAGATGCCGGCCGTACCGATATCGGATATCTGGCCGAGGTGATTGAAGCAGCGATTGCAGCAGGTGCCACCACGGTAAACATCCCCGATACCACCGGTTATTGCATGCCAGAGGAGTTCGGAAAGAAAATCGCTGAACTGAAACGTCGGGTTAAAAACATCGATCAGGCGGTTATCAGCGTCCACTGTCATAATGACCTCGGGCTGGCCGTAGCCAATTCGTTGTCGGCTGTTCTGAATGGGGCCCGTCAGGTCGAATGTACCATCAACGGAATCGGTGAGCGGGCAGGAAATGCCTCGATGGAAGAAATCGTCATGGCACTTACCGTCCGGAAAGATCTCTGGCCGTTTGAAACCGGTATTCAGACCCAGGAAATCTACAATTCCAGTAAAATGGTCTCTGCATACACCGGCCTGATCGTCCAGCCGAATAAGGCCATTGTGGGCGACAATGCGTTTGCTCATGAATCGGGCATTCATCAGGATGGCGTTCTGAAAAACCGTCAGACTTACGAAATCATGACTCCTGAAACGGTTGGGGTACTAAAAAATAAAATTGTTCTTGGCCGTCACTCGGGCCGTCACGGACTTGTGGCCCGGATCCGCGCCATGGGTTTCGAAATGACCCCCACGGAATTGGACGACCTGTATGAAAAATTCCTCGATGTCGCAGACAAGAAAAAGGAAGTGTATGATGACGATCTGCGGGTGCTGATGGGTGAGGAAGTACAGCGTCACCATGAGGAACAGGTTTATGATCTGGATTACCTGCAGGTGACACTCGGGTCCACCATTGTTCCGACGGCAACCGTCAGGATCAAAACGAAGAACGGTCCGGTTCAGGCCAGTTCGGCAGGTGATGGTCCCGTTGATGCAGCATTTAAAGCACTGGAAGCAGCCACCGGTACTTCATTGAAAATCGAAAATTATCAGGTCCGGTCGGTTACCAGCGGGCGCGATGCCATGGGTGAGGTCATCTTACGGATCAGAGACAATGGAAAAACGTTCACTGGAAAGGGCACTTCGACCGATATTATTGAGGCCAGTGTCCGGGCTTATCTGAATGGATTGAATCATAAATTTCATATGGAAAAAATGTGGCAGGACCAAAATGCCACGGTTTGGCAGGATAATCCGGTCCGGTTTGTTTAA
- a CDS encoding 3-isopropylmalate dehydratase large subunit, whose amino-acid sequence MGMTITEKILAKSAGRDRVTPGESVWLNVDVLMTHDVCGPPTIDIWKREFGPEAKIWDKEKLVIFPDHYIFTANSHANANVNKLRQFAAEYNLPNYYDVGTSRYKGVCHMALAEEGYNVPGTVLFGTDSHTCTSGAFGMFSTGVGNSDAAFILGTGKIWEKVPESMLFTFDGEIPPYLTAKDMILQIIGDITTDGATYRAMEFNGDGVMSLPISERMTLTNMAIEAGGMNGIIEADALTEAYVKARTSKPYEIFKSDPDAKYVAKYRYNLATMEPLVAKPHSPDNRDTVRNVQGTKLTKCYIGSCTGGKLEDFIFAARLLFGQTVKVPTFLVPASTWVDSQLDVETVNGVSLREIFQKAGCIMGESSCAACLGGPSDTFGRAQDQEVIISTTNRNFPGRMGSKKSSVYLASALTVAASALTGVITDPRDVM is encoded by the coding sequence ATGGGAATGACAATCACCGAAAAAATCCTGGCTAAATCGGCCGGACGGGACCGTGTCACACCGGGTGAATCGGTGTGGCTGAATGTCGATGTACTGATGACGCATGATGTGTGTGGTCCTCCCACCATCGATATCTGGAAACGGGAATTTGGTCCCGAAGCCAAAATCTGGGACAAGGAAAAGCTGGTCATTTTCCCTGACCACTACATTTTCACCGCAAACTCACACGCAAACGCCAATGTGAACAAATTGCGTCAGTTTGCCGCCGAGTATAACCTGCCGAACTATTACGATGTAGGAACCAGCCGCTACAAGGGTGTTTGCCACATGGCGCTGGCAGAAGAAGGATACAACGTTCCCGGTACCGTTCTTTTTGGTACCGATTCACACACCTGTACATCGGGTGCTTTCGGAATGTTTTCGACCGGTGTCGGAAATTCGGATGCTGCCTTTATTCTGGGAACCGGAAAGATTTGGGAAAAAGTCCCGGAATCGATGCTGTTCACCTTCGATGGAGAAATACCTCCTTACCTGACTGCAAAAGACATGATTCTGCAGATCATCGGGGATATCACCACCGACGGAGCCACCTACCGGGCCATGGAATTCAATGGTGATGGCGTGATGTCTCTTCCAATCAGTGAGCGGATGACGTTAACCAACATGGCGATTGAAGCGGGTGGAATGAACGGAATCATCGAAGCCGATGCACTGACTGAAGCGTATGTGAAGGCCCGGACATCGAAACCGTATGAAATTTTCAAATCGGATCCCGATGCAAAATATGTGGCCAAATACCGTTACAACCTGGCCACCATGGAACCACTTGTTGCCAAACCACACAGTCCGGATAACCGCGATACGGTCCGTAATGTTCAGGGAACGAAACTGACGAAATGTTACATCGGTTCCTGCACAGGTGGCAAACTCGAAGATTTCATCTTCGCTGCCCGTCTGCTGTTCGGCCAGACAGTAAAGGTTCCGACCTTCCTCGTTCCGGCCAGTACCTGGGTCGATTCTCAACTGGATGTTGAAACCGTCAATGGGGTTTCCCTGCGTGAAATCTTCCAGAAGGCGGGTTGTATCATGGGTGAATCAAGTTGTGCAGCCTGTCTGGGCGGACCTTCCGATACCTTCGGACGGGCCCAGGATCAGGAGGTGATCATTTCCACCACCAACCGGAATTTTCCGGGACGGATGGGTAGTAAAAAATCGTCGGTTTATCTGGCTTCTGCGCTCACCGTTGCTGCGTCTGCACTGACGGGTGTCATAACCGATCCACGTGATGTGATGTAA
- a CDS encoding 3-isopropylmalate dehydratase — translation MEKIITGKAYVLGDKIDTDQIIPAEHLVYSLSDPEEKKKYGQYAMSGVPLNEAGLPEGKKPFINGDNWQSEYSIIIGGSNFGCGSSREHAPFAMQVAGVKAVIAETYARIFYRNCVDGGFLIPYESYEKVNNRIRTGDELEVDVKANLVKNLTTGETILLKPLGDVVSIIEAGDLFTYARQSGMLAG, via the coding sequence ATGGAAAAAATCATAACTGGTAAAGCCTACGTATTGGGTGACAAGATTGATACCGATCAGATCATTCCGGCCGAACATCTTGTCTACAGCCTTTCCGATCCGGAAGAAAAGAAAAAATATGGTCAGTATGCCATGTCGGGAGTTCCGCTGAACGAAGCTGGATTACCGGAAGGCAAAAAACCGTTCATCAACGGAGATAACTGGCAATCGGAATACTCCATCATCATTGGCGGATCCAATTTCGGATGCGGCTCTTCCCGTGAACATGCGCCCTTTGCCATGCAGGTGGCGGGTGTGAAAGCGGTGATTGCAGAAACCTATGCCCGTATTTTCTACCGGAACTGCGTGGATGGTGGTTTTCTGATTCCGTATGAATCATATGAAAAGGTGAATAACCGCATCCGGACCGGAGATGAACTCGAAGTGGATGTCAAAGCCAATCTGGTTAAAAACCTGACCACTGGCGAAACCATTTTACTGAAACCTCTCGGCGATGTGGTTTCCATCATCGAGGCAGGTGACCTGTTTACCTATGCCCGTCAGTCCGGAATGCTGGCCGGATAA